Genomic window (Opitutales bacterium):
TCACCTTAAAAAAGCGCGACTCCACAAAGGGTGCTTCAGCTCTAAAAAGAAAGGTCTCTAGGCCATAGTCTTTATGATCGTGGTCATGGTGGTGATCGTCGTCGTGGTCGCCATGCTCATGGTGATGATGATCATGCCCGTGGTGGTGGCCGTGGTCTTCGATTTCATTAGTATGAAGCCAGGCAGCACCAGCCAGCGTTGTTTCCTTGTTATAGCGATGCTGCTCCATCAACTGCACCACATCGATTTCACCATCGCGGCACTCCCATACCTCAGCCGATACGTTTAGGCCTTTGAGATAGGTGCGAAAACGAGCGCGTTCCGCTTCTTCCATCACATCCACCTTGTTGATCAACAAGACGTCAGCGCACTCAATCTGTTCCATGAGCAATTCTTGTAAGGGAAGTCTTGGATCACTGGGCAGCAAATGTGTCCGTCGTGTATCTCCAGTATTTTCGGGAGACTCAAAATACTGCTCGAAATTACCTCCGTCTAACACCGTCACCATATTCGCCGGATAGACAAAGTCCGTCCCGCGGCGACCATGGGAATTGGGTGTATACAGAGTCTGCAAAATCGCCTTTGGCTCAGCAACACCGGTGGCTTCGACCAAAATATGTTCCGGCTGAAAGCGCTCAACAATCTCAAGCAATGCATCAAGCAGATCGGTCTGAATCGTACAGCAAATACAGCCCCCCTTCAGCTCTAAAATCCCAGAGACGGCACCATCCAGTTCCTTGACAGCACTCTTAATGAGCATGGCATCCACATTGACCTCGCCCAAATCATTTACCAAAACAGCCATCTTCCGCGTCGAAGCCTCCGCCAAGACCCAGTTTAATACCGTCGTCTTTCCGGCGCCTAAAAACCCACTCAAAATGGTAAGAGGTATCGGCTTCGAGGGAAGCTGAGAAGGATCGGGATTCCAGGTAAAGAAGCTCATAATGTCAGAAACCTTCTAAGGTTATCAGGCCCAGAAGCGAGTGTGTCTTCAATTATTCTAGATGCCCAGATTTAGATGTTAATTGGGCAACCACACCCCGGGATCGCCAAGCCCCAGCTTGGCAGACTCGCGGTAAAAGTAGAAATATCAGGGCATTCTGCATTTAACTCGAATTATGCAATCAAACCACTCTTTCGGCGGCGGCGAAGCGCCACCCTCCAGCGTCCTTTATGATTTGATGGGCAGGCTTTGACGTGACCTATAAACCTGAGCAAAATCAAGCAATCTAAGCGAATATCTTTACGCAGAGTGCACTAGCTAAACTGGAGACCTTCCAAAACAAACAAGACTCCCATCAATCGTCCTTACGCGCAATATCCTCACGCCAAGCTCCCTGTGCCGGATCTTTGGCGATTCTGGCCGACAAAAATCCCTTCGGATACTCGGTTTTCCAATCCGGACCAAACAGCCGTGAGTGGATCAGTGTATTACGGTAAACATCCCAGTCTAATCGCCCCACTCGGCGATACCACAGGGTGATACAGGAGGACGTGATAATGATGAAAATCGAATAAAGGATAGCCACCCAAAGCATATCGTTGCTCAACGCCGACTCTGGGAAACTCAATAGGATGATCGTAAAGGCGACCGGTGTATTCTGAATGCCAGTTTCCAAACTGATGGCACGCTGCTGGATAGGAAACGCACCAAACAGCCGCGACACATAATAACCGAACAAAAAGCCAGCTAGGCCCAAGGCAATCGATGCGACATAGATAGGCCAAGGCGTGCTAAATATTAAGTCGTGGTGACGGTAGAAAGCCGTCGCGATCAGGTAAAGGATCACGATCATACCCATGAATCCCGCAGTGTCTTCCGCTACCTTTGCCCAACCGCGCGAAACGCGACGCAGAAGGAGTCCCCCGCAAACCGGCACGAGGACCAATATCAAAGATAAGACGATATCTTTGGTCGGGATCACAAAAGTCGCGTCAGGCCCTAGGTCATCCGAGATCATCTCAGTGAACGGACCCGTATAAAAACCCAGCAGCAGCGGTGTCATAAACAGGGCCATGATCGTAGAAGCTGTCGTCATCGAGATACTCAAAGCCACATGCCCACGTGCAAAGTAGCTAAAGAGATTGGACGTCGTTCCTCCTGGAAGGCATCCCACCATAATGATAGCAATGGCGGCAACGGGTGGTAAATTGAGTGCAAACGACAACCCGACCGCGATCAACGGCATCAACCCAAATTGCGAAAGGAAACCAACCAAGATCAATCGCGGGCGCTTGATCGCACCCATGAAGTCGGCCTTTGTGAGACTCGCACCCATGCCAAACATGATGATGAGAATCATCACGGCCAGCAGCGCCTTATCAATCGGGTAAAGCAGTTGTATGTCAGGATCAATCATAGCACTCAGGTCATGCCTCCATCTCTTGGATGAGACTCGCGTAACGCTCATGGATCGCATGGCGCTTTAGTTTGAAAAGGTTTGTGAGCTCCACACCGACTTCAAAAGGCTCCTCTAGAAATCGAAAATCTTGGATCACCTCGAAACGTTTAAATTCCGAAGGATTCGATTGGGCACTTCGGATTTCAGATTGAAAGCGCTCGCGCAAACCTGACAGACGGATCAGGTCGGCGAGCGAATCAGCCTCAAATCCCGCCTCGCGACATGCAGTTAAGTCAGGCAAAATAAGCGCGCCGAGCTGCTTCGCATCCTGCCCCACCACAACACACTCCGCGATGAACGGGATCAGCTTTAACCGCAGCTCAATATGCTCAGGCTCCACATTCTCCCCATTGCTCAGAACAATCGTCGACTTAGAGCGCCCAAGAATTTTCAGCGCATCGTTGAAAGTTATCATCCCCAGGTCACCCGTGCGAAACCACCCTGCTTCATCAAGCACGGACGCAGTCATCTCAGCATCTTTGTAATAGCCGTGCATGATCTGGGGCCCACGCACGTGGATCTCTCCTTTTAGGCCGCGGCCCCCATTGGAGTCTTGAGGATTTGGATAAAGAACCTCGCCAGTTTCTAGTTCTACAATCCGGATTTCAGTCTCGGGTATCAGCGGACCAACAGTACCAC
Coding sequences:
- a CDS encoding bile acid:sodium symporter — translated: MSVTRVSSKRWRHDLSAMIDPDIQLLYPIDKALLAVMILIIMFGMGASLTKADFMGAIKRPRLILVGFLSQFGLMPLIAVGLSFALNLPPVAAIAIIMVGCLPGGTTSNLFSYFARGHVALSISMTTASTIMALFMTPLLLGFYTGPFTEMISDDLGPDATFVIPTKDIVLSLILVLVPVCGGLLLRRVSRGWAKVAEDTAGFMGMIVILYLIATAFYRHHDLIFSTPWPIYVASIALGLAGFLFGYYVSRLFGAFPIQQRAISLETGIQNTPVAFTIILLSFPESALSNDMLWVAILYSIFIIITSSCITLWYRRVGRLDWDVYRNTLIHSRLFGPDWKTEYPKGFLSARIAKDPAQGAWREDIARKDD
- a CDS encoding GTP-binding protein, whose amino-acid sequence is MSFFTWNPDPSQLPSKPIPLTILSGFLGAGKTTVLNWVLAEASTRKMAVLVNDLGEVNVDAMLIKSAVKELDGAVSGILELKGGCICCTIQTDLLDALLEIVERFQPEHILVEATGVAEPKAILQTLYTPNSHGRRGTDFVYPANMVTVLDGGNFEQYFESPENTGDTRRTHLLPSDPRLPLQELLMEQIECADVLLINKVDVMEEAERARFRTYLKGLNVSAEVWECRDGEIDVVQLMEQHRYNKETTLAGAAWLHTNEIEDHGHHHGHDHHHHEHGDHDDDHHHDHDHKDYGLETFLFRAEAPFVESRFFKVMRSGLAGVLRAKGVYWTEQEPDRIGSLSIAGKMMRAGYLSKWNVVMSGPSKSPPDGVWGRPRQEFVFIGIDLDREAIKKALISCLLEEMPVMRSPI